A stretch of DNA from Manihot esculenta cultivar AM560-2 chromosome 7, M.esculenta_v8, whole genome shotgun sequence:
ttcttaaggggggagaatataATACTCGGCTGGACtacggtatcgaaattcctaccgtccggtggaatctcggatgtcggagacctctagaaggtaaaatcatgtttttatgaaatgttttaatgtatttgatgattttaagtaaaaaggaaaatgagtttttgatgaaaatagccttggaggaaaactcaggttcggccgccgaaactcaagttcggccgccgaacatgcatacatttcgggtgtgccttaggcccccgaaggcataagtgagggaaagtccaggttcggccgtcgaacctcaagttcggccgccgaacatggcatgcatgcggaggcacgttcggccccccaacgtggcctggccagccactataaaagggtcccttagccgaaaacgggcgagcatttctccccattgtctgccaaggtgagttctccgccgtccctcaccaatctttgagttcttccttcagatctttcaagattttcacaagtttttgctttgttttgaagattttcaagttttgagcaagttttgagcttggagacccaaggaagttgaaaatctcccatctccaagttttggtcgtccctctctcgatctccaagaggtaagggccgatcttgaactcattccatgttttaagtaagttttatgaagatctatggggtagaatgcatgtttagcttatagttaggtttatgagcttatgttgtgtttttgaacaatgtggcttgccaatgcatgtttgatgtgttgtagatgggacttaggatagtttgaagcccctaggagcttgtatgcttgggtatgtgtgttgtagaatagttatatgcatgattgaaggttttgggaggcaaatgtgcatgaggaacctggtttctacccttttggcagaaaccaggttcggcagccgaaggactttcggccgccgaacctgcctgggaggccagcctttcggctgccgaagcctgcccccgaaagaggactttcgtctctgtctgggagtttcggccgccgaacctgcctggcttcggctctggagggactttcggccgccgaacctgccgccgaaagtgccctgttcagccttcctttgcatgtttttgcgtggatgttttgaggtgttttagagggtttttgggggatgtttttagagttatgttctagttgttggtccctcatttgagtccacatgtgtaagttcggacccgaggaaccgaggaccccagcagtaagtcagttgcttcagtcagtgtcagagctagccagaggtgagtagaatgaactcctatctttttataaataaaagttttagcatgaatcatgcatcacggatgccatgtgatatttttaggttgtttgcattagaaatcacgaatatgttgcattgcataatatgttgttgatgtggatgaatgttgaatgatccattagccctcgtatgttatgacatgatgatatgatatggaagtctaggtgtggcctgcactacgcccctgagagaaagaccggatgtggcctgcactacgcccccggcaccattggttatgtatgctatgttatgtataagagaaagatcaggtgtggcctgcactacgcccctggcatgattggaatatgtagagggctaaatggtgacaagttcatccttgatatgattagttgtgatgtgatgcattccatgatagcatgtgttttaaatgctttattattctgctcactgggctctagttgctcacccctctccctaatcctccaggtttgcaggtacagggtagaccaggaggtcagcaagagtaatgaagtcatatgtatgtaatagatagaatgtggacatgatgaattgtaatatgatgtaaagtacagtatagtaatgatattgaggattttagatcgtgcttgacccaatgtgtaaggtatccctttttatacatgatcttagattttgatgatatttatgtaagccaactcaacgtatgttatatcgccctttggggcaCTTATGAGACctcacagaggggtcaatgcttatgattatgactatgttcagtgcatgcacaggttgagtttggtgtatgagtgaatgtatgaaagaaaagttttgatttttatgtatggtgttaatcatgtatgggattaaacagatttacaagttatatgtcaggcttgctacgggtcccggcggccttaagccgatctggatcctagcgccggtagcggttcaattttcggatcgttacaatcACCATGCTGTTGGCCAACCGAATTAAATGCTTCTTACCTAAAGTAATTGGTGAAACTCAAACCAGCTTTAttccactacaaaaaaacagactatcagtgacggatttttccgtcgctgaaagtcaaaaatccgtcgctgaaactttctgcgacggatttgcgacggactcaagtccgtcgcttaaagtcatgtcgctaattttttccgacggattacaagtccgtcggaaatattagcgacggatttccgacggatttagACTCTGTCGGAAATATTTCCGACGGCTTTTCCGACAAAAATTCAGTCGGAAAAATTTAGCGACGAAAAAAGTTTGTCGCTAAATCCATCGGAAACTCCAACTTATCCGATGAacattccgtcgctaatccgtcggaaataattagcgacggaaattttccgtcggaaatccgtcggaaatattaacgtattttaaaaaattttctcacaaatccgtcgctaatccgtcgcaAATCTGTTGAAATTCGATCACAAAAAATAATTCCCTGTTTTTATTTACATATTCcctgtataatcaaataatttataattaagaatcatattgaatataaattaaatatcattcataataattataagtaatgTTCATAATACTCAATAATATtcagaatatttaaaataaatcaataatatttaacaatgttcataaaatttaaaataaattcataatacttaacaatcgtcataaaatttaaaataaatcaattatacttaacaatgttcataaaactaaaaactaatctatgaatttgttgaaccATCTGATAGAGAAGTACAATCTGCAGTTGGATTATGCGGTGAAGATctttttttgttcttcaatgatttcatctgatcttttatttgcttttctatctgcactcgcatttgctcttgcatttgctcttgcatttgctCCATGTCTTGTTTTATTCAAATCAAAAGCAGACTGACTATCACAATTGTCATTCACATTTTCAGGAATGGCAGTCAAATAAGCTCcctaagtaaaaaaagaaaataatataacaaatagaaaaataatgtgataaCGATAAATAAGCAAAAACTAACTTATATCAACTCGTTGTgattttccatcaatgaaaacaCCTTGACTCCCCTTTTTTGTGTGAGTGGCACGAAATAGTTCAAGTTGAGTTGATTGCCTACCTAACTTCTTTGCctacaaaaaagaaataatcacaCAACACAAGATGTACCACAACACAATATGCACGAATAATATCTAGGCATttatataaaaacaaaattgtataaataaaagtaaggaATAAAAAAGTTATACCAATCTATTCTCATGAATCTCCAGTTTTATTGAACCACAAGAGTGTTTCGTAATAGTCCCATCTTTTTCTACGTTTCTGCTCTTCGaggcatctgaaaaaataattgtctATTAGTTGCAATTAACAATAAAGACAACCAATATATAAGTATTTATGAATAAAAGAACTGTGTGTGTTGGACATAAATAAATGGCTGAATATTTTGTATTAGTtgctattaatttattaaacatttaaattagaattataacatatttaatacttaaatttataaaaattataataattaaacgtAAATTAGTTATACTaaactattaataatttattcaaaaaactaaaaataaattatattctaaatttcattaaatatactgtgaattttaataagttaataaagttaattagataaatataacaataaaatttcaaatatatttaataataagttaaattatttttatttttttatagatatcaataatataattaatttatatttaattattataattttttaaaattataacatatttaattatttttttatagttatACTAAACTATTGGATGCTGCTGGGCAGCAGCAAGCAGCTGCCCAGCAGCAGCTGCTGGGCAGCAGCAAGCAGCTGCCCAGCAGCAGCTGCTCTTGCTGCGTGCCCACGCAGCAAGCTGCTGCGTGCCACGCAGCAAGCTGCTGCTGGGCACGTAGCAAGCAGCTGCCCAGCAACAGCTGCTCTTGCTGCGTGCCCACGCAGCAGGGCACGCAGCAAGAGCAGCTGCGTGCCCACGCAGCATGCTGCTGGGCACGCAGCAAGCTGCTGCGTGCCCACGCAGCAAGCTTTctgttaaatatataaaatattttaattaattttatctttatttttattaaaaaaaatattaagaatatttttaCTATCTGcaaccatgaaaacaatcccATGTTCACTAACTTACATGGAGTGGCGATGATCGGAAGCTGCAGCGGCGGGTGGCAACGGCGGTGGAGGCGACAGCAAATCCGTCACGGGAACGGCGAGGCGACGGCGGCGGTGAGTGGCAACGGGGCGCGCGACAGCAACTTGCGACAGCCTTGGGACTCGCAACGGCGACGGCGGCGGCGGTGGCGAGAGTGGCAGGAAGATCGATTCGGCGCTGAGGGGAAGATAGGAGAGGAAAAGCGTGGCTGAAATTAAGAGAGATGAGGAAAGAGAAGTTTAGGGTTTTGTTTTTATATTGTTTGATTTTTCTGatggattagcgacggaataaattctgtcgctaatattttaaaaattcgtcgctaatccgtcgctaatccgtcagaaatttaaatataaagtatTCGTCGCTGATCCAtcgctaattttttttttccgacggaagttacttccgtcgctaaatccgtcacTGATACCTTTTATTTTTGTAGTGTTCCTAGTCGCAACATTACGGATAACACTATCATTGTTAAAGAGTGATGCATACGATGCAGAGTAAGATGGGTAAGAAGGGGTTTCTAGCTATCAAGGTGGACCTTGAGAAAGCTTATGATAGGATTCGTTTGGACTTTCTTAAGGAATCCCTTGATGATGTTGGTCTTCCGAAGGTCCTAATCAATTCTATTATAAATTGTATTACTAATGCTTCTATGCAGCTCCTGTGGAATGGCGAACTTTTGGACCCATTTTAACCAATAAGAGGCCTCAGACAAGGAGATCCACTCTCTCCTTACCTGTTCGTGATTTGCATGGAAAGACTTGAGGAAGTAGTCAGAAACTCTTGGAAACTGATCCGTCTTGGAAAGAATGGCCCTCTCCTGTCTCATTTGTGTTTTGCTGATGATCTTGTTCTTTTCGCAGAGGCATCTCATGCACAAGTGGAGGTCATAATGAAAGTTTTGGATTTGTTCTGCTCCAGCTCGAGCCAAAAGATTAACATAAATAAGACTAGAGTCTTTTTCTCTAAGAACGTAAAGTCCCAGGATAGATGAGCTTTAAGCACCCATATGGGAGTTAAAGAAACGGAGGACTTGGGCAAGTATCTAGAGGTTCCTTTACTTCAACAAAAGGAACGTATCAGTATATCAATGACAAAATTTAGAAGAAGCTTGAATCCTTGGAATCCAAAAATCTTGCGTTTGTTGGTCGCATTAGCTTGGCCCATTCAGTGATTTCTACCATACCGACATATACTATGCAAACCATATTCCTTCCAGTGATGGTCTGTGATGAAGTGGATAAACTTTGTCACAGGTTCATTTGGGGCACCAAGGAAGGTAAGAGCGGAATTAACGTTGTCCTTGAGAGCAAGTGTAGCGCCCTAAGGAGATGGGTAGGTTGGGTTTCAGGAGTGCTAAAATCATAATCAAGCTTCCCTGTTGAAAGTGGCATGGAAAATGATAGGTGGTAACCAACCCCTATGGGTTATGGTGTTGAAAGCAAAATATAAGTTTGGTATTGATACCATTTCCACTCACTTGAAGGGGAACAATTGCTCTAGTCTCTGGAGAGGTTTACGGTCAGTGTGGCCTTTTGTGCGTGATAGTGTTATATGGTCACTAGGCCGAGGAGATAGAGCGTAGTTTTGGACTGATAATTGGTACATACTAGCCAGTGCCTTATGGATACAACTACTCAGACTGTTCCCAATGATATGCTTCAGGATAGTGTTTCTAACTATGTTGGAGAGCATGGATCTTGGGACTGGTCACAGATAAGCCATTTCGTGTCTCATTCTTCTCTTTTGACATTGTCTTCAGTATCTGCACCTCAAGCGACTGCTGGGGCTGATAATGTAATTTGAAAATGGTCTAGttttggaaatttttttttgaaatctgCTTGTTTCTTTCTTGCAGGATTGGACCAGGCTGAGACAAGCAGCATGTGGAAGCTAGTTTGAAGATGGCCCGGCCCACAGCGCATCAGAGTGTTCCTTTGGTTGTTATTGCACAATAGGCTCCTTACCAACGAGGAAAGGATGAGAAGACATCTCACAAATGTTGCAACCTGTGAACTATGTAATCGTGGAGCAGAATCAGCCATGCACGTTTTAAGAGATTGTAGAGTTGCGCGGGTTGTTTGGGAAAGTATCATCCCGAGGGAAACATGGATTATATTTTTTGCAGATAGCCTCGATTTACAGGAGTGAATCATTGTCAATCTCTAGAATAGTATGGATAGCCTTCAGGATTTGACATGGTACACTGTGTTTAGTGTCATTTGTTGGTGCCTTTGGAACAATCGCAATGAATATATCATTGGTGAACATTTTGGAGATATTCAAGCAGTGGTTCATTATGCTCTGTTCAAAGCCAAAAAGGTCCAAGCTGCTGGGGAAAGCCGCTTcacggggggggggggggggtgttcGAGGCTGTCCCCAATAATTCTATGTCAGTTGGACACTGCAAAGGAAAGAATCTTGAATATTAATGCGGATGGGGCTCTTGTCGGACCAAATGAGAGTGCTTCGATTGAAGATTTAATCCGGGACTCAAATGGAGCTTGGTTGGATGGTTTCTCCACATAAATTGACAGAACATCGGCTTTAGGGGCTGAACTAAGAGCTATCCTAGAGGGTCTGCGACTAGTGTCCTCTTATTTGCCACATAGATCCTTTGTACTTGAGATCGACTGCAAAACGGCAGTGGGCCTGATCCATGATTTGATTACTGTTCCTCCTGTATTAAGAACCTAATCTTGAGTGTTAAGCAGCTATTATAACTAGGATGGTTTATAACTCTTAAACATGTTTACAGGGAAGCTAATGAAAGTGCTAACAAATTGGCCAGATTGGCTATCTCCGGACAAGACTACGCTTAGTGGATCGATTACCCACCATATGAATTAACATCTTGTTTGGTCCAAAATAAAGCTGAATTAGGATCTTTTCGCAACTGCAATTAGGGGAGAGCATTTTTCGGTCTAAAccaaaaaaccgaaccgaaccggttgATTTCGGTTTATCGGTTCGGTTAGTTAGGACggtcggtttggttcgattaatatatttaaaattattcgattttcaattcggttcggtttaaacgtgttaaataaccgatcaaaccgaaataaccgatttAGTGGCTAGGCCCAAGCCTAAGCCCAAGTCCAAGTCCTCCCCCTCCCCCTCTCCTACTTAACCCAGCACGCCAAGCCCTCCCTCCCTTTCGGCTCCAGGCATTCTCCTCCCCATTCTCGATTCCCCCAAGCCCGAAACCCCTATTCACTCACAGTCTAAATTAAAATCCCTAACAACGAATTATCGAATCTCATTCCCAttaatctctttctctttcccaTCGACCGTCAACCTCTTCCTGTCGATCTGCTGAATGAAGTCATGAACTGCTCGCTCCCTATCGATCTCTTTCCCTCCCTCCCTATTGATTTGCTGAGTGTCGCTGCCCGTCGTTCTGCTGAACGAAGTCATGAACCGCTCACTCCCCATCGATCTCTTTCCGTCCCTCCCTATTGATTTGTTGAGTGTCGCCGACCGTTGATTTGCTGAACGAAGTCACGAACCGCTCGCTTCCCATCGATCTCTTTCCCTCCCTCCCTCCCTATTGATTTGCTGAGTGTCGTCGCCGATTGTCCTCTTTCAATGATCTCTTTCCCTCCCTCCCCATTGAGGTATGATTTTTGTTTTGTTGCTAAACAATGAATCTGCTTATTGAGTTCTTGCATTGTATAGCGTTTGTTGGGTTTTTGTTTGTTGTATGAGATCAATTGTTTATGAATTTTGGATGTTGTTAAAAGACTTGGGTCAACTTTGTTAAAGGACTTggtttatttattgataaatttatgtgaaatatttattgaattatttgttgaaattagaaatagaaaattaaaaaaaaaaattacagatttcggtttgaaccgaatcgaaccgaactgatttttatcagtttgattcggttcggttatatattcataatcgattttttcaatttttaaaattttaacacttcgattttcgattttttcagttcggtttgattcgaaAGCGAACCGACCAATTGCACAGCCCTAACTGCAATCATGAACTTTGAACTCATCTCATTTTcttactaaaataaaaatttcttttcaacACTCAATATATAAAAACCTcataaaatgtttaatttttacGTGTTTTTTGCAATTTTATCCAAACTATTGATTTTATATTTAGTATCATCACTTTTCACATCAGGTGCAATTACAATCAAATTTAATATCCATTCTCCAATTAGATATAAAAGGCCAAATGTGATAATTCATAATTGTAGATCATGAAGTATTCTAATTTTAATCACAAATCCTAATGCGACAACTTGTATCCAAAACCTAAAATTAATCtagagaaatttaaatttaatttggtaAACTTGTAATTATGGTAACCAAATActttaaactttaaattttaagggTTATTTAGTGTATTTAGATGGACTAAATAGTTATTTTCACTAACCATAtgaactaatatattttttagtctaaaaaaacaaattaaacttAAATGATATGCAAcctaaataataatagaaatgaTATTACTAATATTTTTGCTTACgttcaatattaaaaattttgaagtgATTTTCATAGTAATTTGTTATCATTATTGTTATAATACATTACCATATTAGCACGATTAAGGCCAGACCATTACAACAATAATACATTACCATATTAGTACGATTAAGACCAGACCATTATCTATGAaaataatgtatatatatatatatatttttttttttttttgaaatggggattGAAGATTGGAGGACCTTAGACATTTCAGATTTATTGAGATGTACTTACTATCTGACTAAACCTATGAGTCATGCATGTGTTTAAAACATGCTACATAGGGaaactatatattaaaaaaataaaatataatcttaTTGCAGCTAGCATATTAATTCTATAATTTCAAGAAATTTTCTTGTTAACCGTGGATtatatatttaactttttccAAAATTATTGTTTCCATCTATAATCCGTACAATTTGGCACCATCACGTAATAGTAATTAGTAATCCACTACAAATAGAGAATATGCACccaaaacaaataattaaactcAAATTTCATGCAAAATGTCTCCCCTGCAGCTCTTCTACATCTTCATTGTCTTGGCGACGTTCGCACCGATCCAAGCCATTCAATACCAACTAATCAACAATGCCACCGGAACACCTGGTGGAACGAGATTCGAGTACGAAATCGGAATCCCCTGTAGCAAGCAGACCCTAGAGTTTGCCACAAATTTCATATGGCAAACCTTCAAGCAAAGTGATGAAGGTGATAGAAAGAATTATGAAGAGGTGACAATGGTGGTAGAAAGCTTTGTTGGGGCAGCAGCCTATGTTCTTTCCAACACCATTAATGTCAATTCAGATTATATAGCAAATTATCAAGGAGATGTGAAGAATGAAGTTATTGGACTTCTGTATCACGAGACCACTCATGTTTGGCAGTGGTTTAGCAACAATGAAGCACCCAGTGGCCTTATTGAGGGAATAGCTGATTATGTGAGGCTAAAAGCTGCATTGGCTCCCTTGAACTGGGTGAAGAGAGGCTCAGGGGCTCGACGGGATGAAGGCTATGCAGTCACCGCTTATTTTCTTGAGTATTGTAACTGGCTTAAAGAAGGATTTGTTGCTGAGCTTAATGCTTTGATGAAAGATTCTTATAGTGATGATTTTTTCATGCAGTTGCTTGGGAAGAGTGTTGATGAACTATGGAATGATTATAAGTCTCTATATGGGAATTAGTGATTTGAATTTAGTTAATTATCTAAGTTGTTAATTGTGATTCTCATcttgttttattataatttttgaaaaatatgaaggagaaaattttcaaaatgagAAATTTTTAATTGTTGGTTGATATacaccctgctctgtttcatgcaaaactcacccaaaacttacccaacatgcatatcaactactcccaactagcacataccataaaacatgcataaagaggtccaaaactagcctaaacctcaaacaaacatagtaAACAACACTTACACATGCTTGGCGACAAAAAtctccaaaaacctcacctaaacctaatcacgcatactacccatcaaacttccataaaaccttcaaaaatcatcaaagaagttcaggatccacccttacctccttaagaacttgaggatgagtgatcctaacgtggagatatggagaaaacctcttccaaagctccaaacttccaaacttgctattttttctcaaaaccttcaaaacacaccaagactcttaaaacccttgaaagatttggtgaaaaacatgaaaaacatgaaagtcaacttgagAGAGGCttaaactcacctctggctgcaagtggaggagaaatatcctccttccaccgacct
This window harbors:
- the LOC110618989 gene encoding uncharacterized protein LOC110618989 — translated: MSPLQLFYIFIVLATFAPIQAIQYQLINNATGTPGGTRFEYEIGIPCSKQTLEFATNFIWQTFKQSDEGDRKNYEEVTMVVESFVGAAAYVLSNTINVNSDYIANYQGDVKNEVIGLLYHETTHVWQWFSNNEAPSGLIEGIADYVRLKAALAPLNWVKRGSGARRDEGYAVTAYFLEYCNWLKEGFVAELNALMKDSYSDDFFMQLLGKSVDELWNDYKSLYGN